From the Thermus thermamylovorans genome, one window contains:
- a CDS encoding acetoin utilization protein AcuC: MVIYREAYRLYDFGPGHPFSPVRLEMLTSLLQALGVWREPLSPPEATREEVLSVHSERLVGRVEAASRGERVPDLEHYGLATGDTPVFPGMDRAARALVGGTLEGARRLLAGEKRVLQLGGGLHHAQYDRASGFCVYNDLSVAIRHLTRAGLRVAYLDIDVHHGDGVQWIHYEEGGVLTLSLHESGRYLFPGTGHVYEVGKGEGVGRKLNLPLEPFTEDESYLEVFEALVPWALSAFRPDVLVVQAGADAHYLDPLADLLLTTRAYERLFRLLLEYAEAFAGGRVLLTLGGGYSLDGAVRVWALLYHLFHGLPLPEHLPEGWRLAWEARLGRPLTPTLHDPEAPYPEVPRRPEIVKRNRLTLQRLTELVGSRLLD, encoded by the coding sequence ATGGTGATCTACCGGGAGGCCTACCGCCTTTACGACTTCGGGCCGGGGCACCCCTTCAGCCCCGTGCGCCTGGAGATGCTCACCTCCCTCCTCCAGGCCCTGGGGGTGTGGCGGGAGCCCCTCTCTCCCCCGGAGGCCACCCGGGAGGAGGTCTTGAGCGTCCACTCGGAGCGCCTGGTGGGGCGGGTGGAGGCGGCGAGCCGGGGGGAGCGGGTGCCGGATCTGGAGCACTACGGCCTCGCCACGGGGGACACGCCGGTCTTCCCGGGGATGGACCGGGCGGCCCGGGCGCTGGTGGGGGGGACCCTGGAAGGGGCGAGGCGCCTGCTGGCGGGGGAGAAGCGGGTGCTGCAGCTGGGCGGGGGCCTCCACCACGCCCAGTACGACCGTGCCTCGGGCTTTTGCGTGTACAACGACCTCTCCGTGGCCATCCGCCACCTGACCCGGGCCGGGCTTAGGGTGGCCTACCTGGACATCGACGTCCACCATGGGGACGGGGTGCAGTGGATCCACTACGAGGAAGGGGGGGTTCTCACCCTGAGCCTCCACGAGTCCGGGCGCTACCTCTTCCCCGGCACCGGGCACGTGTACGAGGTCGGCAAGGGGGAGGGGGTGGGGCGGAAGCTCAACCTGCCCCTGGAGCCCTTCACCGAGGACGAGAGCTACCTGGAGGTCTTCGAGGCCCTGGTGCCCTGGGCCCTTTCCGCCTTCCGCCCGGATGTGCTGGTGGTGCAGGCGGGAGCCGACGCCCACTATCTGGACCCCCTGGCGGACCTCCTCCTCACCACCCGGGCCTACGAAAGGCTGTTCCGCCTCCTCCTGGAGTATGCGGAGGCCTTCGCGGGGGGGAGGGTGCTCCTCACCCTGGGGGGCGGGTACAGCCTGGACGGGGCGGTCCGGGTCTGGGCCCTCCTTTACCACCTCTTCCACGGCCTCCCCCTTCCCGAGCACCTGCCCGAGGGCTGGCGTCTGGCGTGGGAGGCGAGGCTGGGGAGGCCCCTCACCCCCACCCTCCACGACCCCGAGGCCCCCTATCCGGAGGTTCCCCGAAGGCCCGAGATCGTAAAGCGCAACCGCCTCACCCTGCAAAGGCTCACGGAGCTGGTGGGGTCCCGCCTGCTAGACTAG
- a CDS encoding MoaD/ThiS family protein produces the protein MRVVLRLPERQEVEVKGDRPVREILLELGLNPETVVVIRGEELLTLDERVGEGETLEVLSAISGGWGESGHGV, from the coding sequence GTGAGGGTCGTTCTGCGCCTGCCGGAGCGCCAGGAGGTGGAGGTGAAGGGGGATAGGCCCGTGCGGGAAATCCTCCTGGAGCTGGGCCTGAACCCGGAAACGGTGGTGGTGATCCGGGGGGAGGAGCTCCTGACCCTGGACGAAAGGGTGGGGGAGGGGGAGACCCTGGAGGTCCTCTCCGCCATCTCCGGGGGGTGGGGTGAAAGCGGCCATGGTGTGTAG
- the ttuA gene encoding tRNA-5-methyluridine(54) 2-sulfurtransferase — protein MVCRVCGQKAQVELRGRGFSLCKEHYLEWFVKETERAIRRHRMLQPGERVLVAVSGGKDSLALWDVLHRLGYRAVGLHLQLGIGAYSERSLEVTQAFARERGLELLVVDLRQAYGFGVPELAELSGRVACSACGLSKRYILNQVAVEGGFRAVATGHNLDDEAAVLFGNLLNPQEDALARQSPVLPERPGLAARVKPFYRFSEREVLSYTLLRGIRYLHEECPNAKGAKGLLYKEALNRVEQEMPGAKLRFLEGFLEEIQPRLQAGEEVALRECQRCGYPTTGAVCSFCRMWEAVYRRAQRRRLLPEGAAFSPKAPVRS, from the coding sequence ATGGTGTGTAGGGTTTGCGGCCAGAAAGCCCAGGTGGAGCTTCGGGGCAGGGGCTTTTCCCTGTGCAAGGAGCACTACCTGGAGTGGTTTGTCAAGGAAACCGAGCGCGCCATCCGCCGCCACCGGATGCTCCAACCGGGCGAGCGGGTTTTGGTGGCGGTTTCCGGGGGCAAGGACTCCCTGGCCCTTTGGGACGTCCTCCACCGCCTTGGCTACCGGGCGGTGGGCCTTCACCTGCAGCTCGGCATCGGGGCGTACTCGGAAAGGAGCCTCGAGGTCACCCAGGCCTTCGCCCGGGAGCGGGGCCTGGAGCTTCTGGTGGTGGACCTCCGCCAGGCCTACGGCTTCGGGGTGCCGGAGCTCGCGGAGCTCTCGGGGCGGGTGGCCTGCTCCGCCTGCGGGCTTTCCAAGCGCTACATCCTCAACCAGGTGGCGGTGGAGGGGGGCTTTAGGGCCGTGGCCACGGGGCACAACCTGGACGACGAGGCGGCGGTCCTCTTCGGGAACCTCCTCAACCCCCAGGAGGACGCCCTGGCCCGCCAGAGCCCCGTGCTTCCCGAGCGCCCGGGCCTCGCCGCCCGGGTCAAGCCCTTCTACCGCTTCAGCGAACGGGAGGTCCTCTCCTACACCCTCCTGAGGGGCATCCGCTACCTGCACGAGGAGTGCCCCAACGCCAAGGGGGCCAAGGGCCTCCTCTACAAGGAGGCTCTGAACCGGGTGGAACAGGAGATGCCCGGGGCCAAGCTCCGCTTTCTTGAGGGTTTCCTCGAAGAGATCCAGCCCCGCCTGCAGGCGGGGGAGGAGGTGGCCCTGCGGGAGTGCCAGCGCTGCGGCTACCCCACCACGGGGGCGGTCTGCTCCTTCTGCCGCATGTGGGAGGCGGTGTACCGCCGGGCCCAGCGGCGGCGCCTCCTCCCCGAAGGGGCGGCCTTTTCCCCCAAGGCCCCGGTCAGGTCCTAG